In the genome of Polaribacter atrinae, one region contains:
- a CDS encoding RidA family protein encodes MKKIITTTKAPAPIGPYNQAVLSGNTLYTSGQIAINPETGELILSSIKEETTQVMENLKEVLAAADMTFENVIKTSIFISDMNNFGEINAIYGTYFNEETAPARETVEVANLPKFVNVEISAIAIK; translated from the coding sequence ATGAAAAAAATAATAACAACTACAAAAGCACCGGCTCCAATAGGGCCTTACAATCAGGCTGTATTAAGCGGAAATACGCTATATACTTCTGGTCAAATTGCTATCAACCCAGAAACAGGAGAATTGATCTTATCTTCAATAAAAGAAGAAACAACTCAGGTTATGGAAAACCTAAAGGAAGTTTTAGCTGCTGCAGATATGACTTTCGAAAACGTCATTAAAACCTCTATTTTTATTTCTGACATGAATAATTTTGGAGAAATAAATGCTATTTACGGAACCTATTTTAACGAAGAAACTGCACCTGCAAGAGAAACTGTAGAAGTAGCAAACTTGCCTAAATTTGTAAATGTAGAAATTAGTGCAATTGCTATTAAATAG